One Klebsiella sp. RIT-PI-d genomic window carries:
- a CDS encoding ADP-ribosylglycohydrolase family protein gives MHVEHNKLLGCLVGAAAADAMGAATEVRTQQQIKDYFGGWVTTFQKPPADTFGRCNDAGMCTDDFIQAKYIMEALLNHQRIVSDDAMRDAFQHWLDYPYYANFTGPTTRAAMKAIFNDNRASLQGELEGEKQSVQIINKGNAEATNGAAMKIWPAAVLHPGDIDAAIQCALQICRFTHNNVLAMSGAAAMAAATSEALRAQTSADSIIAAGVYGAQRGYILAQEQGAMMVAGPSVARRIELAVNIGKRHTHWETAIVDIADIIGSGLHVSEAVPAAFGLFACCPNSAIDAIISAVNIGNDTDTVATMVGALSGAFHGVDALPADYLTTVDRMNHFDLAELARRIAG, from the coding sequence ATGCACGTTGAACACAATAAATTACTGGGATGTCTGGTCGGGGCCGCTGCCGCCGATGCGATGGGTGCTGCGACAGAGGTCCGTACTCAGCAACAAATCAAAGATTACTTTGGCGGCTGGGTGACGACATTTCAGAAGCCCCCGGCCGATACCTTTGGACGCTGTAATGACGCAGGAATGTGTACGGATGATTTTATCCAGGCAAAATACATCATGGAGGCGCTGTTAAATCATCAGCGGATTGTCAGCGACGACGCCATGCGCGACGCTTTTCAGCACTGGCTGGATTATCCGTATTACGCCAACTTTACCGGTCCCACCACGCGCGCGGCCATGAAAGCCATCTTTAATGATAATCGCGCCTCATTGCAGGGTGAACTGGAGGGCGAAAAACAGTCGGTACAAATTATTAATAAAGGCAATGCCGAGGCAACAAACGGGGCGGCCATGAAGATTTGGCCTGCGGCAGTGCTGCATCCGGGTGATATCGACGCTGCTATTCAGTGCGCGCTGCAAATTTGCCGGTTTACGCATAATAATGTGCTGGCGATGTCCGGAGCGGCAGCGATGGCAGCCGCCACCAGTGAGGCGCTGCGCGCGCAAACCAGTGCTGACAGTATCATTGCCGCAGGTGTTTATGGTGCGCAGAGAGGATATATCCTCGCACAAGAGCAGGGTGCCATGATGGTAGCCGGTCCCTCGGTTGCCCGACGAATTGAGCTGGCGGTTAACATCGGTAAGCGTCATACGCACTGGGAAACGGCCATTGTAGACATCGCCGACATTATTGGTTCCGGCCTGCATGTCAGCGAGGCCGTACCGGCGGCGTTCGGTCTGTTCGCGTGTTGTCCGAATTCGGCGATTGATGCTATCATCTCCGCCGTTAATATCGGCAATGACACCGATACCGTTGCCACAATGGTGGGCGCGCTGTCCGGCGCATTCCACGGTGTAGATGCCCTTCCCGCCGATTATTTAACAACCGTAGATCGAATGAATCATTTCGATTTGGCAGAACTGGCCAGACGCATCGCAGGGTAG